The genome window GATGAGTTCAACTCCCTCTGGAGCAGGAAGCTCGACGGTTCCATCACTCCGGAAGAGACCACCAGACTCGAGCAACTCGGCCGCGACCTTCCGCCGGAGGTGAAAGCCAAGGGGATGGCCGACTGGCTCACCGTCATGATCAACGAAGAGTACGAAGACCTCGCCGACAAGGCCTCCAGCAACAAGGCGCTGACTGCGACGGCTGCCGCAGCGGCCCTGGCGGGCATGCCCACGGCGGCCGTCGCCCTCTTCGGCACGGCCGCGGCCAGACGGGAATTCACGACCTCGGCCGGCGAATACTACCGCGAGCTGAGCCAGGCGCGGGACAAGAACGGCAATCCCATGCCCGACGAGATGGCCCGTATCGGCGCATACGTGGGCGGGCTCATGAACGGCGGCTTCGAGGCAGCGCAGTACATCGGCCTGGGCAAGATCCTCGGCACGAGCGAGAAGCTCGCCGGCAAGGCGGGCATGGAAGCCCTCAAGGAGGCGCTCAAGAACCCGGAGAATTTCAAGCAGATCGCCGAAGGGGCCATCAAGGCGGGAAAGGTGCTCAGAAACGAAACTCTGCAGAATATGGGAGAAAGCTTTCTACAAGAATTCTACCCAAATGCAGTATATCTTGCAGCGAATGTACGCAGCAAGACAGATTTTAACGCCACGCCGAGCAATGATGATGCGATGTATGCAATTGATAGAGGTTTAAAAAAGACTGGGGCCAATATCCTGAAACGAGAAATATTCTGAGGAGAAAAGAAACCAGCTTAACCAGAAGCTGGTTTCTTTTCTTGAAAAAATATTAGAATTATTAATGCAATGACAACAGATACAAGAACACCGTAAAGCGCGCTCACTTCTGAAATGTCATATCTAAAAAGCCATGTGAACGGAATTATCAGGAGGAAACTTATACTTTTATCAACATTCTCAATCATCCTTGAACCGTATGTGTAGAGAAATACACTTATAATGAACAGTGCAGAATCTATTTTAACACAAAAAATTTTCCTCTTCGGTGCGAATATGAACATTGTCAACACTGAAAACAAAAAAATTGAAACAGGATAAATAAAAAAAACCACCTCTGCTTGTGCCCCAATGCAGGTCCTCAATATACTTCGAACACCTTCCGACAATACTGGTGGGACACCTAATAACCAAGCAATAAGAAAGAACCACCTGCATTCTTCTGGGACATCTTCATAAAAAGCACGGATAAATGTTCCCGCCTTTTTCACGGGCTGCACCATCCTGCCGATCTGCGTCACCACGTTTCCTTCCCCCTGCCCTTCGGCCCATCCTGCCGGTCGTGCGCACCGGCACGATCCGCACGGCGCGACTCCACTCCAGCGACCGAGTAGCACATATCCCCCGGGCCTCAAAGCATGCGGCGCCGACCCGTCCCGGCATGCCCACGGCGGCCGTCGCCCTCTTCGGCACGGCCGCGGCCGGACGGGAATTCACGACCTCGGTCGGAGAATACTCCCACGAGCTGAGCCAGGCGCGGGACAAGAACGGCAATCCCATGCCCGACGAGATGGCCCGCATCGGCGCATACGTGGGCGGGCTCATGAACGGCGGCTTCGAGGCAGCGCAGTACATCGGCCTGGGCAAGATCCTCGGCACGAGCGAGAAGCTCGCCGGCAAGGCGGGCATGGAAGCCCTCAAGGAGGCGCTCAAGAACCCGGAGAATTTCAAGCAGATCGCCGAAGGGGCCATCAAGGCGGGAAAAGTTCTTGGGAGCGACACGCTAATAAATATGGGAGAAAGCTTCATGCAACATACGTATTCCTATGGTGTAAAAGTAATGAGTAATTGGCAATCCGGAACAAAATTTGAGGGGCTTAATGTGGGGGGAAAATTGAAAGAATCTATCGATCAGGGATCAAAAAAAACAATTCTGGATATGGCAAAAAAATCTATACTTTGATTCCGAGAGGAAATCCGCTTCATTTAGAAGCGGATTTCCTTCTCCATAGGACAACAAGAAAAGCACCGGCCATAAAAATGGAAAATATTGCCCCATGAAAGCTTGCACGGCTTTCAACTTGAAACCAAAAAAGGAAGTAGGGCACACCGAATATCCAATTCATAAAAATTCCTTTGAATCGGAATACAAGAAATATTGTATATACAATATATAGCACGTTAATAAGTTTAACAAAAAAAATTCGTCTACTAGGAGCAAGAAGAAAAGTCACTACAACGGAAAAGACGAGGACAGCAGTAGGCTGTATTAGATTAAAAAAATGTGTATTGGCGCTGAACCATATCCGGCACACAGAGCCTAAAAGCTCTAGCAGTGCCAACGAGAAGCAAGGGATTCCAAAAGGGAAAAAGTACCACCTCACTTCCTCGGGAATACCTTCATAGCCAGCGCGAATGAACGCTCCCGCCTTTTTCACGGGCTGCACCATCCTGCCGATCTGCGTCACCACGTTTCCTTCCCCTTGCCCTTCGGCCCATCCTGCCGGTCGTGCGCACCGGCACGATCCGCACGGCGCGACTCCACTCCAGCGACCGAGTAGCACATATCCCCCGGGCCTCAAAGCATGCGGCGCCGACCCGTCCCGGCATGCCGACGGCGGCCGTCGCCCTCTTCGGCACGGCCTCGGCCGGACGGGAATTCACGTGCGCGGCGGGCATGGCCACGGGTGCGGGTCGCACCGCTGCGCCTGCCGCGCAACCTCGTTTCCGCTCGCCCGCGCGTCACGCATTCGCCCTCGACAGGCCATGGGGAAAGCCTAGAATGTCCGGCCGGAGGAATCCCCATGACCACCTTTCGCGAAGCGAACGTCAACCGCTTCAACGGCTTCGGAGAACACTACGACGCGTTCCGGCCCGCGGCCCCGGCCGTGATCCCGGACCTGCTCGCGCGCTATGCCCGCATCCCCGCAGGGTCCCTGCCCGGTCTGGTGGTGGACCTCGGCTGCGGCACCGGGCTGTCCACCCGCGTCTGGCTCGGCCGCGCGCGGCGCATCACGGGCGTGGAGCCCAACGACGACATGCGCGCCCAGGCCGAGCGCGCGAGCGCCGGGCTGCCCGGGGCCGAGACCCTGTCCTTCAGGAAGGGCACGTCCACGGACACGGGCCTTGCCGAAGGCTCGGCCGACATCCTGACCTGCTCGCAGTGCCTGCACTGGATGGAGCCCGCGCCCACCTTCGCGGAGATCGCCCGCGTGCTCCGGCCCGGCGGCGTGTTCTGCGCCTTCGACTACGACGGCATCCCGGCCGTGGACTACGAGGTGGAGGAGGCCGTGCGCGACCTGCGCCGCCGCGTGGCCGCCCTGGAGGCCGAGCGCCGCTTCGCGCCGGTGCGCAAGTGGGGCAAGGAAAAGCACCTGGAACGCATCGCGGACAGCGGCCTGTTCCGCTACGTGCGCGACGTGCGGCTCTACAGCGTGCTCACCGGCGGGGCCGTCTGGCTCAAGGGCTTCATGCGCAGCCAGGGCGGCGTGCAGACCATGCTCGGCCACGGCATGAGCGAGGAGGAGATCGGACTTTCCGCCTTCGCCGAGGTGGCTGACCGCGTGCTCGGCGACGCCGAGGTGCCCCTGGTCTTCGGCTACCGTGCGCGCGTGGCCGTGAAATAGCTTCAGCCTCCGGCGGCCGGGGAGGGCGCCGCCCTCCCCGGACCCTCCCGGCAGGAAGGGGCTCCTCGCCCCTCCCTGCACCCACCCCCGCGAGGGGTCACCCCTCGACCTCCCGCGCCCGCGGCATGCCGGACGACGAACACGGGCAGCCCGGGCGTGGACGGCCGCAAGAGAAAAAAGGAAGCCCGTCAAATGGCGGCACCTCAACTCCCAGGGCGTTCAGAAGGCGTCGGATGCAAGGAACAAGGAAAGGCCGAGCCCGACGCGTATTTCCGATACGCGAGGGTTCGGGCTTTTTGCAGAGACGCCGCAGACGGCGCCTTCTGAACGCCCCGGCTTTACAAGAGGCCGGGGCTGAGGCATGACGGCCGGGCGCGGGTGGTCAGGCCTCCCGGCACGGAGAACCATGCACATCATCGCCCAGTTCATAGACTTCCTGCTGCACGTGGACGTGCACCTGGCGGCGTTCCTGGCCCAGTACGGCGCCTGGACCTACCTGCTCCTTTTCGCCATCATCTTCTGCGAGACCGGCCTCGTGGTCACGCCCGTGCTGCCCGGCGACTCCCTGCTCTTCGTCACCGGCGCGCTCTCGGGCGCAGGGCTGCTGCACGGCCCGTTCATCTTCGTCCTGCTCGCGGCCGCGGCCATCGCGGGCGACTCGCTCAACTACTGGATAGGCCGCCGCGTGGGCCCGGCCGTGTTCACGCGCGAGAAGACGCGCTTCTTCAAGAAGGAGCACTTGCTGCAGGCGCACGAGTTCTACGAGCGCCACGGCGGCAAGGCCATCGTGCTCGGCCGCTTCCTGCCCATCATCCGCACCTTCGCGCCCTTCGTGGCGGGCATCGCCGCCATGAGCTACAAGAGCTTCGTCTTCTACAACGTCACCGGCGCGCTCCTCTGGGTGGGCGTGGTGCTCGGCATCGGCCACTTCTTCGGCAACCTGCCCATCGTGCGCCAGAACATGGCCGTGGCCATCTACGGCATCATCGTCCTCTCCTGCGTCCCGGCCGCCGTGGAGTTCGTGCGCGCGCGGCGCAGGGCCAGGGCCGCCCGGGAGCGGGACCGCGAATAGCCCGGCCTTTCCTCCGCCCATCCGCCGCCTTACTCCCGCGCATCCCGCTTGCGCATCCCGTTCGGCTAGTGGACCGGCGGCCCGTCCTGCCCGGCCCCGGGCCGCGGCCTGCGCATGATCCACAACAGCCCCGCAAGGACCAGGAAGATCCAGCTCTGCAGCTGGAAGACGTCGAGATAGGCCATTGCGCTCGCCTGGCGCAGGGCCTGGTTGTAGATCTCGCCCATGGCGCGCGTGGCCGTGTCGCCCGGCGGCAGCAGTGACGTGTCCAGAAAGCGGCGCAGGTGGTCCAGGGCCTCGGCGTAGCCGGTCTGGGACGGGTTCAGCCGCTCCACGATGCGCGCCTGGTGGAACTGGGCGCGGCGCGCCAGCATGGTGGTCACGAAGGCCGTGCCGAACGAGCCGCCGAGGTTCCTCAGCAGGTTGAAGATGGCCGAGGCGT of Desulfovibrio sp. X2 contains these proteins:
- a CDS encoding DedA family protein; this encodes MHIIAQFIDFLLHVDVHLAAFLAQYGAWTYLLLFAIIFCETGLVVTPVLPGDSLLFVTGALSGAGLLHGPFIFVLLAAAAIAGDSLNYWIGRRVGPAVFTREKTRFFKKEHLLQAHEFYERHGGKAIVLGRFLPIIRTFAPFVAGIAAMSYKSFVFYNVTGALLWVGVVLGIGHFFGNLPIVRQNMAVAIYGIIVLSCVPAAVEFVRARRRARAARERDRE
- a CDS encoding class I SAM-dependent methyltransferase → MTTFREANVNRFNGFGEHYDAFRPAAPAVIPDLLARYARIPAGSLPGLVVDLGCGTGLSTRVWLGRARRITGVEPNDDMRAQAERASAGLPGAETLSFRKGTSTDTGLAEGSADILTCSQCLHWMEPAPTFAEIARVLRPGGVFCAFDYDGIPAVDYEVEEAVRDLRRRVAALEAERRFAPVRKWGKEKHLERIADSGLFRYVRDVRLYSVLTGGAVWLKGFMRSQGGVQTMLGHGMSEEEIGLSAFAEVADRVLGDAEVPLVFGYRARVAVK